The Acipenser ruthenus chromosome 28, fAciRut3.2 maternal haplotype, whole genome shotgun sequence sequence gtagtgttattttcaggtggGCCTTAAAGTGGTACTCAGCGCACTGCAGGAAAGCAGGGAAGCGTCCATTCAactctggtacgttatgctgttttcgatCTTTCATCTTTTTTAATCGAATGTATCGTATTTTTCtaccattaagaaaatagcatGTTAATATTTACCAGATGCAATACATTGGGCcttgtacacattttattttacttctgcAACTGTGCGGTGGACTTCTTGTCTTGTTCgccgtgaattgtttttttttttttagagaaattgattgtctgtttacaatttgaagaaaaaaaaatcatatcgcaattgattgcacctgtaccaaaatctcagGTTTTGGTGcgcgtaccactttctaacacgaACCTACACCGGTGCTAGCTGCAGTACTCACCCAGACAGGCTCCGCTGACCAGGGCAGAAGCGGTGAGCGCTCCGGCCGAGGCCCCGTAGATATTTTTCGCATTCTCCACTAAGAACGGAGCGTGTTCCCGCAGGCAGCTGGCGACTCCGATGTGATAGATGCCCAGAAACCCGCAGCCAGCGAAGGAGATGTTCCAAGGGGAGTCCAGTGGAAACATTCTCACAAGCACCCAGCCGAAACACACACGGGTGCAGGGCGTTTGGAATAGATACGGGAAACGGAAAACGAGAactcaaatataaatataaaaactaaaatatgcaGGAAACAGAAGGACGCTACACAGCAGTCAGCCCGGACTGACACGAACACCGCTTCGGTTTACCGCCGGTATGCGCCGCTGAAATTGTTTACGTAACCCGGTTCACATTTTTCAAACACAGTCCGAGTAACCGAAAAATCGATAACAACGAATAAAGCTTCTATCTCGACTGGGATTTCTTATATGTGTCGGCGGCTGCTGCTGATATTTAATAACCGCTCACTCTGTTCCGCCTCTCTCGATCCTCACGCTATCTGTCCTGTCCGCGTCCCCGCTGTTGTTTTCAATCCCCCGGCTCGCTGTCACTCAAGCCCCGGGCGGAGGTGCATTCCTGGAGGCCACGCTCCCTGTAGGCGTGGCGGATTCCGCTCGGCCCCAATCAGCGCACAAATCTAGGCTACTCCTCCCGATTTCCTCTCCTCCGACAAGCTtcaacgatgtaaacaaataatgTACTGAACACTGTATAGATTTCGTGGAAAAACCGGCattggtgggggggtggggggtagttATATTTTCATTTGATACATGACGTCGTCACAACGCCCCAGCGGACTACATTTGACCGTAGGGGTGACTTTATGCTAGAATTGGGGTTGACAGTTCGCAAGTGTGCGTCAGTCCCGGGtttaatattttgaaaaacaCTGGACGCAATCTCTCATAActtctgtatatattatattaccaCTCCGATGGAGAAGTACCAACACTTAGAATTGCAATTAATTACCAGTTGCGCAATTACAACTGTAATTGACCCCGGGGCTAGCCAGCACTGACCTGTCCTGTCTGCGCGTCACTGCCTTTTGTTGTATAACTTTGTTCTGATTGCTGTGACCCCACCCCGCCGTCCCTCCTTCAgaggttaaaaaacaaataaaagaacaaaaacaaataaataaaagtgatcGTCTTTCCTGGCACCGTCTGAACTCTACAGTTCTCTCAGAATTAAAGAATGCCAAATGGTTCCCTCTccccccaccctctctctctctctccaaacaGTTCTTAGAATCACCCAGGACTCTTGCCCAACACAGGAATTAAGAGTTCACTCCACGCCAGGATTCTTGCTGATTCCCCAACTTTTACTGGGGTCaatgaaacagaaaatacaatcAACAACTGGGCAACACTAGAAAGGAACGTCCACCTCTTGTCTTTGCATTCTGTAACACAGCGTGGTAATTGATTAAAGACCAGAGCAAACCTATGTGAGTGCATTTCTAGCAGCCTGTGTTCAAACACAGGCAGTACCTGCTGTGTAAGCACGcctccccaacacacacacacctatttgTGCAATTATACAGTACTGTCAGTCTCATGACAGTGCAAGGTAGCATGGATACCCATCACTCCCATAGCTGTATCCTATTCTTGTTATTGACACACAAAGCCATACAAACCTATGGATGTCACGCCTCCAGACATACCCCAACTTGTGCTGaacaagtttcattacaattggattaCTGCTTCTCTCTAGACACAAGGAAAACTGCAATAAAATGCAAGTGCCAGTCTCAGTTCCTATCCTATTCGGATTCTCTCTGTGACATGCAGGGATTAGCCAGGCACCACGAGCAGCACAGCTGCTGATAATAACTGCTACAGGAGACTTATACTATGTTGCAGTTTTGTTCTTGAGTGATCGCGTAGTGTTTATGAACGCACTGAACTAGTGCATCTTGTCCCTGTGAATGGCTCTCACTCCCTGCTCTTCACAGATACGTCAGTCATCACGCGACCCAGCTGAGGCTTTCTGAAATGCCAAGTCTTAGAATAGAAATCGGGATCCACACGAACACTGAATAGTGACGAGCAAGAGGGGAAACAGAAAGTcccgtggttagagctgagggactgggagggagggaggcagtgtggtccagtggttagagctgagggactgggagtgagggaggcagtgtggctccaCTGATtagaggtgagggactgggagggagggaggcagtgtggtccagtggttagagctgagggactgggagggagagaggcagtgtggtccagtggttagagctgagggactgggagtgagggaggcagtgtggctccaCTGATTAGAGGTGAGGGAGTGGGAGGACGGGAGTATAGTCTAgctgttagagctgagggactgggaggcagtgtggtccagtggttagagctgagggactgggagtgagggaggcagtgtggctccaCTGATTAGAGGTGAGGGAGTGGGAGGACGGGAGTATAGTCTAgctgttagagctgagggactgggaggaaggtaggcagtgtgttctagtggttAGAAGAGACTCAAATTAGGTGAGGAATTTTTAGGACTGGCAGTTTAAAAACCTTCAAGGACTAGAAGTGATCCCAGGAGCAAGGCTGCAAAACCTGAGAGGAACAAGACACAGGAGTCATTGCAGAAAAGAATCGGACTGAAACGAGGAGGCTGTCTGTGGGAAAAACGTTTTTATTGGGTACTGGCACGCAGCTGTTTAATCAAAGAGACCAAATCCCATGTCGTCATCAGACTCCTCTGATTCGTCCTTCTTCTCTTCCTTCTTCTCCTCAACTAGGAAAGACAGAAAACAGAAGACGTCAAATCCCAACTGCAATGTGAGGCTCTGACACTGCCACCTGCTGATCACAGCTGCTATTGCAGCTTCAACACTCTCAGTACAAGACACTGAAACTCTTGAATTGGGTATTTTATGATTGTATTTACATTGAGAGGGAAAAATGAATTGGGCATCAAACGGGCAAAAATAAATTAGGGCTGGAAAGTGCAGGCAATCACAAAACTTTGTCATTCAAGAGCCAGTCACTTAATGGACTTCCAGTATCTGGTGATGGGAGAGTGGAAGGGAAGAGAGGACTCACCTTTAGCAGGGGCTGCACCACCACTCCCAGCTGCTGCTCCTGAACTCACCACAGCAACAGCGGCGCCACCTGCTGGAACACTGGCCAGCTTGCTGTAGcctgcacacacaaacacagccagTGAGACAGTGCAACCAGACCCTGTGTGTACACCCAGCACTGCGCCTATAGAGCAGGGactcccagccctggtcctggggaccccctgtggctgctggctctcattccaactgagctctcaattactcagCTAgaccccttaattgagctgaacatttgcagagttcaagttacttctaCAATGTTGTAGCGAACTTCAACTCTGCAActcttaagagctgaaaacaattacaaaaggtctaattaagcaaatgttcagctcaattaaggggtcTAGctgagtaattgagagctcagttggaatgaaagccagcagacacagggggtccccaggaccagggttgggaatccCTGCTCTAGCCAATCGTCATGTAACCACAGCACCCTGTATATAGCAAGGCTGGGGTCACTTCACATTGCTTTCAAGTGCAATGAAGGGAGGCTGCTTCATCATGTGATGCAATACAAAGTCTTACAGATTtgcagaaatactaaaagaaacttaattctagtcaaaacgtttatcattgaatttacactgaagacactgagaaaggcttctagtcaaaacatttatcattgaatttacacttaagacactgagaaagacttctagtcaaaatgtatatcattgaatttacactggaCACTGAGTaagacttctagtctaaacaGATGTCATTATAttcatgaagtttctttcagtgcttCTGAATTTAGCTCTGTCTCTCCCACAAGATGTAGAACCTGGTTCCTCAGACTCACCCTGGGCAATGACATCTTCCACCTTCTTTCCAGACAGCTCGTTGATCACCTGAAACCCAAACACACGCTCCTGTCAGCTCAGCCCCCACAGCCCACCTTCCACACCCCAAACACACCCTCCTGTCAGCTCAGCCCCCACAGCCCACCTTCCACACCCCAAACACACGCTCCTGTCAGCTCAGCCCCCACAGCCCACCTTCCACACCCCAAACACACGCTCCTGTCAGCTCAGCCCCCACAGCCCACCTTCCACACCCCAAACACACTCAAATTGATCTATTCAAACAACAGTTCCTTCAACTAAATCAACTAAAAGTTCAGTAAAACAGACGTGTTACTAGAGAAGTAATCAAACAATagttcatttgtattttaagaaTACTAGAAGAGAGAGATTAAAAGCAGCAGTTTTCAGGACGTTAATAAAATGCCTAGTTCAAGTCCACAACGCTGGCAGACATGTCCACGTTACAGCACTCTGATGCAGGGACTGCTTTCAAACAGTTATTTCTGGAGTATCTGTATGGAGTGATGGAattgctgaattattattatgttgtattGAGTATGGTCTATTCAGGTCTCTCTCTTTGTATTCGTGCTGTTGAGATGTACCTATGCTGGCCCTGCCCTGCCTGGGGGCACAGAGTGAACGAACTAAAATCCCCAAAACGAAACTGCGCCGGTCCTGCCCACCTTGTCCATGCGCACATCATCCGCCTCGATGCCCACGCTCTCCAGGATCTTCTTCAGGTCTCCAGATTTGGGGGCATCTTTGCCGCCCAGGACGGCCAGGAGGTAAGCAGCTACGTAACGCATCCTGCGGGAGAGACAAGCGGGTGAGCACAGCAAGGACAACAGCCCGGAACCCTTACGCAGTCcagcggctggtttcacagaccccagttTGTGGACTGCTTTACCTGAAGCAGCATCATCTTgtgcaagattagtgctaatcagggtctgtgaaaccaggcatCGAGGTGTACAGATTCAGGATATCTGAAGACTGCAGAGTGTTATTGCACGTGCAGAAATCGTTTTTTACTTAGTGTATACAGTTTTCTACACAGCTACCAGAAATGACACGTTGTCCAGGTCTTAAACACAGTGAAGTATCTAACAATGCGATAAGCGCAGGGCGTGGGCGTTCTGGTGCACATGAATAACGTACTAGGTCCGCTTTCAAGTCGTTTTGTTCCAATTGGGCTAGTGCACGCTGTTTGTAAACTGCCCCAGCAGCATACAACTGTATGTCATACTAGTGGTGTAATTTATACACACGTGTACAAACcaacagaactaaaaaaaaaacagtaaacagcTCTTCTAAACCCGAGGAGAATTAAGAGCCAACAGAACACTCGATCACCAGAAACACTCGATGAAATAAAACTTAAAACTCACTATCAGTATTTGAATTGGCAATTACTAAAAGGCGAGTTACTCTTcttcgttatatatatatatatataaaatccgtAATTGAGTACGCGTTTCATGGCTGCCGGTGTGTGCAGGTCAAATgccatctttttatttattattacataaaCAGCGATACAATTAAAAGCATCCGTCGGCTCCCGACCTGCATACACCGGCAGCCATGAAACGCGTACTCAATTACAGATTATAAATACACATATCCACTCCAATAAAATACACAATGAGTTGCTATATAACTGTTAACTGGCACGGAGTGTAAGCAACAGCTAAACGCCACGGTGTGTTGTACACCCGAGCTGTGTGTGTTGATGAAACGTGGCGCAGGGTTAGACACAACGAGAGACCGGGGATCACGGAGGGCCTTGGCGGCGGATGCACCGCAAacaggtttaaaacaaaacaaatagcaaCCCGTCCGCTCTCAAACTCGGCGTGTTTGTGTGGAAGGGGGTTACTGACTCGACCTGTACATTTTAAGAGatatgtatacatatttttaatttttttaatcacctACTTTGCAGTGTTAGGGAGAGCGCGTGCACTCCTTCGGTCAATACGGAGCGGAAAGGGGCGGGCACCCGCAGCGGAAGTGCAATAAGGACTCGGGGAACGCAACAAAACGCGACTCTATTGGACGAGGTAACCACCCAACCCCACCCCTCTCCAGGGCGTTGAGGCCAATCACCACTCTGTCTTCCAACCACGCAGTAACGCCGCACTTGATTGGATCAGACCTGGAATTCCGCGCGTCGTTGCGGTTCCAGTCCAATCGCGTACATCGTGCAATGTGAGCCCAAATGGCCGGCGTGTGGATACCGTGTCATGGGGCTGTCTGCGCTGGTTACCTTCTGGGGCTGTTTTAGTGGCTGCCCCGCCCGTGTAGGTCTGCTGCCCACGTTAAACACCCGCTATGCTTTGAATGTGTTTATTACTACATTGTAATGTGTAGGACCCGAGTCATTCGCTATCCAGTATTAAAAACAGGCGCCCTGTCcgttaacacattttaataaacacacagacacagaaagaACGGGTGGCAGTATTTTTGAGCCAGTTCAAACTGTCAATGTATCAGCGAATGCCTTCTATAACGAGACGCGTCAGTGCGCTGTGAGCATTCagaggaaatgaaaaaaaaagactaaacgaCTCAGCTCTGGgaataaatatgtttatttcaCATGCCTCGGTGACAACTCACTTAGGGGGGCAGTAAAGAACACGTCATGAATACACAGAGTATATAAGGAACACACGCACGCAGAcgggcagacagacacagacacctGCAGGTCACAGAGTGTAGAGCGTACTGTATCTCGCTTagaaatgtttcccatagtaaaagcacagcaaagtgtaataaagcacagttaaagcatAGGTAAAGAGAGATGTGATAAGgcatgttacaaaaaaataaaacatgacaatctatggtaaatgcatactatAGCCATCGGAAAAAAATTTACTGTGGAGAACTGTGATAAAGGAATACGGGGTCTCTCGGGTGAGGCCACGttgctgctccctgctccctgccgCGAATACGGGAGCAGAGGAGCAGACGCTCCCGCATAGAATCACTGCAACGAGAAAAGCAAGTTTCATTCTGTACAATGCAGGTCAATGCTAATATATCTCTAACCTCAGGAGCAGTTCCGGGGTTGGGGGGTGAGTGAGTTTTTCAGAAATACTTTGAGATTGAGAAGTACAGTGAGGCCTGTTGTCACTCTGGTCAAGACGTTCAAACTAGGTGTATATTGTAAAGGAGCAGGCAGCTCTCAAGTTTCCCCCGAGTAAGTGGGGTCTGGTCATCTAGATTTAGCTCAGGACCCATTTAAAGGGTGTTGTTTTATTTCACATCCTGTATTAACGAGTGGAATACAGTTCTGTGTTTGAATTGTAttcataaaaactaaaacaataataataataatattaaaaaaaacactttaaataactTGACCTTGACCTGAGCCCAACGCATATGTAAGGAttgtttacaaacactgtttttAACAACGCACAATGTCTTGGACTAAATAGCGCAATGAAAAGCATTAGCCCAGGCCTTCCCAACTTAGAAAATGTTACGGCTAACCTGAAATCTGCAACggtttaggagctgagaacaatgaAACGGGTCTAATTAAGCGAAATATcatttcaatgaagggtctagttgagtaattgagagctcagctggggtgaaaaccagcagacacaagggggctgcaggaccggggttgggaagccctgcactagctgaaacgcttgtacCCCCAACttggtttcttctagttttagaTGCGGCTCGTTTCTGACAGAGTGTATCCCTGTAAACTCCGTGCCCTCTGGAAGACAGTTACAGTACCACACAACCGTGTCACTGGGAGTCCAGTTTCCATGAAGACAGTACATCCAACACTATGAGAACTAACACAGCGACCAAGGAGGGGCAGCTAATGTGTGCAAAttccttcattcattcattcatttaaataaaaatgaaaacattcatgGTCTTGGTGTGAGCTACACAACTATAAGATATAATATCACTAATATTTATCATCTAAGGTTGTTTCCTACTTGCTTTATTGCATTTATacgcttattttttattttgtatgatccttcactattattattattattattattattattattattattattattattattattatgaatgaaAAGGAGAGTGAGGCGTGGGGCAAAACCATGCAGTGCCAGGATGAACAGGGAGCGCATGAATGGACAGCGGTTTTGAAAAAGGGGCGGGACCACCCTGGACACAGACATTCAAGGTGATCCAATCGTCATGGCTGATTCGGGAGAAGTTACGATTTCAACTCGATTTGATT is a genomic window containing:
- the LOC117434940 gene encoding large ribosomal subunit protein P2-like encodes the protein MRYVAAYLLAVLGGKDAPKSGDLKKILESVGIEADDVRMDKVINELSGKKVEDVIAQGYSKLASVPAGGAAVAVVSSGAAAGSGGAAPAKVEEKKEEKKDESEESDDDMGFGLFD